The following coding sequences lie in one Miscanthus floridulus cultivar M001 chromosome 9, ASM1932011v1, whole genome shotgun sequence genomic window:
- the LOC136481366 gene encoding peroxidase 4-like — MQAAIVREKRMGASILRLFFHDCFFQGCDASLLLDDTASFQGEKMATPNNGSVRSFEVIDAARSAVEKVCPGVVSWADILAIAARDSVVILGGPSWDVKVGRRDSTTASFSGANNNIPPPTSGLVNLTSLFAAQGLSQKDMVAFSGAHTIGLARCTNFRAHIYNDTDIDAAFAKTMQSGCPSTSGAGDNNLAPLDVQTPTVFDNNYYKNLLSKKGLLHSDQELFNGGATDALAQSYVGSQSTFFADFVTGMIKMGDITPLMGSNGQIRKNCRRVN; from the exons ATGCAGGCCGCCATCGTCAGGGAGAAGCGCATGGGCGCCTCCATCCTCCGTCTCTTCTTCCACGATTGCTTCTTCCAA GGCTGCGACGCGTCGCTGCTGCTGGACGACACGGCCAGTTTCCAGGGCGAGAAGATGGCGACGCCCAACAACGGATCCGTCAGAAGCTTCGAGGTCATCGACGCCGCCAGGTCTGCCGTGGAGAAGGTGTGCCCCGGCGTCGTCTCCTGGGCCGACATCCTCGCCATCGCCGCCAGGGACAGCGTCGTCATCCTGGGCGGGCCGAGCTGGGACGTCAAGGTCGGGCGAAGGGACTCCACGACGGCGAGCTTCAGCGGCGCCAACAACAACATCCCGCCGCCGACGTCGGGGCTCGTCAACCTCACCTCGCTCTTCGCCGCGCAGGGACTCTCCCAAAAGGACATGGTCGCCTTCTCGG GTGCTCACACCATTGGGCTAGCACGTTGCACCAACTTCAGAGCCCACATATATAATGACACCGACATTGACGCTGCCTTTGCAAAAACAATGCAATCAGGCTGCCCAAGCACCTCAGGTGCAGGTGACAACAACTTGGCACCATTGGACGTTCAAACCCCTACCGTCTTCGACAACAACTACTACAAGAACCTTCTTAGCAAGAAGGGGCTTCTACATTCTGACCAAGAGCTCTTCAATGGCGGAGCCACCGACGCACTGGCCCAATCTTATGTTGGTAGCCAGAGCACGTTTTTCGCAGATTTTGTGACGGGTATGATCAAGATGGGTGACATTACACCATTGATGGGCTCCAACGGCCAGATAAGGAAGAACTGCAGAAGAGTTAATTAG